The Corallococcus exiguus genome includes a region encoding these proteins:
- a CDS encoding non-ribosomal peptide synthetase, whose product MKTPATPIQDLPEDFDPFAGPALLLTAPSTEPQREVWTGVQMGPDASCAFNESMSVRLHGPLNVESLRAALQDLSERHEALRTTFSADGLTLCVAATTPFPLEVLALDALPPSERDARVRELVAQEVETPLPLESGPLLRPRLARLSAEEHLLTLTAHHIVCDGWSMAVMLRDLATFYSAHARSTPHTLSPAPTFSDYARAQAQLATTPEYAEHERYWLKQFSGSLPVLELPLDRRRPPSKTYSSRREDYVLEPALVEQLKRVGAKHGGSFFTTLLAGFKALLHRLTGLEDVVVAIPAAGQSVAGLKDLVGHCVNALPLRSNVAAEAPFTQVLKQLRTTMLDAYEHQEYTFGTLLKQLALPRDPSRLPLVNVLFNVDQAVTGEQLAFQGLTCTLASNPRHYENFDLFINAAEAHGRVVLECQYNTDLFDGSTVRRWMSCYEELLRGVVADAEAPVSRLPLLPAAEKQRVLVDWNATEKPFDRQAFVHTLVAAQAQATPDAVALRSGDATLTYQQLIQRAHQVANALKQEGVAAGSLVGLFTNRGADMVVGLLGILEAGAGYVPLDPGFPPERLAFMVEDAKLSTILTQQALVASLPSTSVKPLLIEDTASQPESALPAQDVSPEAVAYVIYTSGSTGKPKGVRVPHRAVVNFLGTMQEAPSLSAQDVLLAVTTLSFDIAVLELLLPLSTGAQVVLASRDTASDGALLKAALEANAVTVMQATPSTWRLLLEAGWQPRPGFKALVGGEALPRELAESLLARVGSLWNMYGPTETTVWSTTWRVQPPLSSIRIGRPIANTQLYLLDAHLAPVPVGVAGELYIGGDGVTLGYLHRPELTQERFLPNPFRPGERMYRTGDLARWLADGTVEYLGRNDSQVKLRGFRIELGEVEAALASHPSLAQAVALVREDRPGDRRLVAYLIARPGQTIPADEALRAHLKQGLPEYMVPQHFVALPALPLTPNGKVDRKALPSPQVESQEDAFVAPRDETEQKLATIFADVLGLRRVSVTADFFRLGGHSLLASQALTRASRDLDVSLTLRRMFEAPTVEKLARLVRGDDGATSPAQRISARAGTAPAPLSLMQQRLWFLEQLNPGTAVYNLPSAFRLHGALDVGALRFSFNKLLERQSSLRTFVRWDEGTPVQHVAASLTVELEPVDLEPVPAHTREEDLLRRLQALADESIPITAAPLFRLTLFRLGANEHVLFFMPHHLIWDGWSFDVFLRELDVIYSALTQGQEPKLPTLPIQYADFTEWHRDWLQGEELERQARYWKGKLSGNLPALELPTDKPRPAQMSLKGGTEPFVLTGAEVAALTKLGRESNATLYMVLLTAFKTLLHRYSGQEDLVVGTPIRGRSHPEVEDLLGFFVNTLVLRTQLAPEQTFRQLLERVRTTCMEAFGHQDMPIELLMQQLGVQRDLSRTPLFQTFFTFQDVRNRGSSLGDLTYGQVHVHAHATPLDLSFWVKETANGIVGGMDYNTDLFERDTVVRMLEQIRTLLRAAVSDAEVPVSRMPLLPESEKQRVLVDWNATEKPFDRNAFVHTLVAAQAQATPDAVALRSGAVTLTYQQLIQRSHQVANALKQEGVTAGSLVGLFTERGPDMVVGLLGILEAGAGYVPLDPGFPPERLAFMVEDAQLSLVLTQRALQSTLPSTTAKSLFVEDTTSQADTAPEAPAVTPEAVAYVIYTSGSTGKPKGVRVPHRAVVNFLGTMQEAPSLSAQDVLLAVTTLSFDIAVLELLLPLTTGAQVVLASRDTASDGALLKAALESNAVTVMQATPSTWRLLLEAGWQPRPGFKALVGGEALPRELAESLLARVGSLWNMYGPTETTVWSTTWRVQPPLSSIRIGRPIANTQLYLLDAHLAPVPVGVAGELYIGGDGVTLGYLHRPELTQERFLPNPFRSGERMYRTGDLARWLADGTVEYLGRNDSQVKLRGFRIELGEVEAALASHPSLAQAVALVREDRPGDRRLVAYLVTKPGQAYTDTELRKHLRSQLPQYMVPQHFVEMEALPLTPNGKVDRKALPPPAGTTRAVEDAFVAPRTPTEQHLARIWREVLGIAQVGVHDNFFNIGGHSLLSFQVVMRVKKELSQELHPRTLLLNTLEQVASQLAPAAAAPTPAVRTQPVMPPKTATPETSVPLAQRLFNKLKGKLPGRSD is encoded by the coding sequence ATGAAGACCCCCGCGACCCCGATTCAGGACCTGCCCGAGGATTTCGACCCGTTCGCCGGGCCCGCGCTGCTGCTCACCGCGCCGTCCACCGAGCCCCAGCGCGAGGTGTGGACCGGCGTGCAGATGGGCCCGGACGCGTCGTGCGCCTTCAACGAGTCCATGTCCGTGCGGCTGCACGGCCCGCTGAACGTCGAGTCCCTGCGCGCCGCGCTCCAGGACCTGAGCGAGCGGCACGAAGCGCTGCGCACCACGTTCAGCGCGGATGGCCTCACGCTGTGCGTAGCCGCCACCACGCCCTTCCCGCTGGAGGTGCTCGCGCTGGACGCACTGCCGCCCTCCGAGCGCGACGCCCGCGTCCGTGAGCTCGTGGCCCAGGAGGTGGAGACGCCGCTGCCCCTGGAGTCCGGGCCGCTGCTGCGTCCGCGCCTGGCCCGGCTGTCCGCGGAAGAGCACCTGCTGACGCTGACCGCGCACCACATCGTGTGCGACGGCTGGTCCATGGCGGTGATGCTGCGCGACCTGGCGACGTTCTATTCGGCGCACGCGCGGAGCACCCCGCACACGCTGTCGCCCGCGCCCACGTTCAGCGATTACGCCCGCGCGCAGGCCCAGCTGGCCACGACGCCGGAGTACGCGGAGCACGAGCGCTATTGGCTGAAGCAGTTCTCCGGTTCGCTGCCGGTGCTGGAGCTGCCGTTGGACCGGCGCCGTCCGCCGTCCAAGACGTACAGCTCCCGGCGTGAGGACTACGTCCTGGAGCCCGCGCTCGTGGAGCAGCTCAAGCGCGTGGGCGCGAAGCACGGCGGCAGCTTCTTCACCACGCTGCTGGCGGGCTTCAAGGCGCTGCTGCACCGGCTGACGGGGCTGGAGGACGTGGTGGTGGCCATCCCCGCCGCGGGCCAGTCCGTGGCCGGGCTGAAGGACCTGGTGGGCCACTGCGTGAACGCGCTGCCCCTGCGCAGCAACGTCGCCGCGGAGGCGCCCTTCACGCAGGTGCTCAAGCAGCTGCGCACCACGATGCTCGATGCCTACGAGCACCAGGAGTACACGTTCGGCACGCTGCTCAAGCAGCTGGCGTTGCCGCGCGACCCCAGCCGTCTGCCGCTGGTGAACGTGCTGTTCAACGTGGACCAGGCCGTCACGGGCGAGCAACTGGCGTTCCAGGGCCTCACCTGCACCCTGGCGAGCAACCCGCGCCACTACGAGAACTTCGACCTCTTCATCAACGCGGCCGAGGCCCATGGCCGCGTGGTGCTGGAGTGCCAGTACAACACCGACCTCTTCGATGGCTCCACGGTTCGCCGCTGGATGTCATGTTACGAAGAATTGCTGCGGGGCGTGGTCGCCGACGCGGAAGCGCCCGTTTCGCGGTTGCCGCTGCTGCCCGCCGCTGAGAAGCAGCGCGTGCTGGTGGACTGGAACGCGACGGAGAAGCCGTTCGACCGTCAGGCCTTCGTCCACACGCTGGTGGCCGCCCAGGCCCAGGCCACGCCGGACGCGGTGGCCCTGCGCTCCGGGGACGCGACGCTCACGTACCAGCAGCTGATCCAGCGCGCCCATCAAGTGGCGAACGCGCTGAAGCAGGAGGGCGTCGCGGCCGGAAGCCTCGTCGGCCTCTTCACGAATCGCGGCGCGGACATGGTCGTGGGCCTGCTGGGCATCCTCGAAGCGGGTGCTGGCTACGTCCCGCTCGACCCCGGCTTCCCGCCGGAGCGTCTGGCCTTCATGGTCGAGGACGCGAAGCTCTCCACCATCCTCACGCAGCAGGCCCTGGTGGCGTCCCTGCCCTCCACGAGCGTGAAGCCCCTGCTCATCGAGGACACGGCCTCGCAGCCCGAGTCCGCGCTCCCGGCGCAGGACGTCTCGCCGGAGGCCGTGGCGTACGTCATCTACACGTCGGGTTCGACGGGCAAGCCCAAGGGCGTGCGCGTCCCGCACCGCGCGGTGGTGAACTTCCTGGGCACCATGCAGGAGGCCCCCAGCCTCTCTGCCCAGGACGTGCTGCTGGCCGTCACCACGCTCTCCTTCGACATCGCCGTGCTGGAGCTGCTGCTGCCCCTCTCCACCGGCGCCCAGGTGGTGCTCGCCTCGCGTGACACGGCTTCCGACGGTGCGCTCCTCAAGGCCGCGCTGGAAGCCAACGCCGTCACCGTCATGCAGGCCACGCCCTCCACCTGGCGCCTCCTCCTGGAGGCCGGCTGGCAGCCGCGTCCCGGCTTCAAGGCCCTCGTCGGTGGCGAGGCGCTTCCCCGCGAGCTGGCTGAGTCGCTCCTCGCTCGCGTCGGCAGCCTGTGGAACATGTACGGCCCCACGGAGACCACCGTCTGGTCCACCACCTGGCGCGTGCAGCCTCCCCTCTCCTCCATCCGCATCGGCCGCCCCATCGCCAACACCCAGCTCTACCTCCTCGACGCGCACCTGGCCCCCGTGCCGGTGGGCGTCGCGGGCGAGCTGTACATCGGCGGCGACGGCGTGACGCTCGGCTACCTCCACCGCCCGGAGTTGACGCAGGAGCGCTTCCTGCCCAACCCCTTCCGCCCCGGCGAGCGCATGTACCGCACGGGCGATTTGGCCCGCTGGCTGGCCGACGGCACCGTCGAGTACCTGGGCCGCAATGACTCGCAGGTGAAGCTGCGCGGCTTCCGCATCGAGCTGGGCGAAGTCGAGGCGGCCCTCGCCTCGCACCCGTCACTGGCCCAGGCCGTCGCCCTCGTTCGCGAGGACCGCCCTGGCGACAGGCGCCTCGTCGCGTACCTCATCGCGCGGCCCGGCCAGACGATTCCGGCGGACGAAGCCCTGCGCGCGCACCTCAAGCAGGGGCTGCCGGAGTACATGGTCCCGCAGCACTTCGTGGCCCTGCCCGCGCTGCCGCTCACGCCGAACGGCAAGGTGGACCGCAAGGCCCTGCCGTCGCCGCAGGTGGAGTCGCAGGAGGACGCCTTCGTCGCGCCTCGCGACGAGACGGAGCAGAAGCTCGCGACCATCTTCGCGGACGTGCTGGGGCTGCGCCGGGTGAGCGTCACGGCGGACTTCTTCCGTCTGGGCGGCCACTCGCTGCTGGCGTCGCAGGCCCTCACGCGCGCGAGCCGAGACCTGGACGTCAGCCTCACGCTGCGCCGCATGTTCGAAGCGCCCACCGTGGAGAAGCTGGCCCGGCTGGTGCGCGGCGACGACGGGGCCACCAGCCCCGCGCAGCGCATCTCCGCCCGCGCCGGCACCGCGCCCGCGCCGCTGTCCCTCATGCAGCAGCGGCTTTGGTTCCTGGAGCAGCTCAACCCGGGCACGGCCGTCTACAACCTGCCCTCCGCGTTCCGCCTCCACGGCGCGCTGGACGTGGGCGCGCTGCGCTTCAGCTTCAACAAGCTGCTGGAGCGCCAGTCGTCCCTGCGCACCTTCGTACGGTGGGACGAGGGCACGCCGGTGCAGCACGTGGCCGCGTCCCTGACGGTGGAGCTGGAGCCGGTGGACCTGGAGCCCGTCCCTGCCCACACGCGTGAGGAGGACCTGCTGCGCCGCCTCCAGGCGCTGGCGGACGAGTCCATCCCCATCACCGCCGCGCCGCTGTTCCGGCTGACGCTGTTCCGGCTGGGCGCCAACGAGCACGTCCTCTTCTTCATGCCCCATCACCTCATCTGGGATGGGTGGTCGTTCGACGTGTTCCTGCGCGAGCTGGACGTCATCTACTCCGCGCTCACCCAGGGCCAGGAGCCCAAGCTCCCCACCCTGCCCATCCAGTACGCGGACTTCACCGAGTGGCACCGCGACTGGCTCCAGGGCGAGGAGCTGGAGCGGCAGGCGCGCTACTGGAAGGGGAAGCTCTCCGGGAACCTGCCCGCGCTGGAGCTGCCCACGGACAAGCCGCGCCCCGCGCAGATGAGCCTCAAGGGCGGCACGGAGCCCTTCGTGCTCACCGGCGCGGAGGTGGCCGCCCTCACGAAGCTGGGCCGCGAGTCCAACGCGACGCTGTACATGGTGCTGCTCACGGCGTTCAAGACGCTGCTGCACCGCTACAGCGGCCAGGAGGATCTGGTCGTGGGCACGCCCATCCGGGGCCGCTCGCATCCGGAGGTCGAGGACCTGCTGGGCTTCTTCGTCAACACGCTCGTCCTTCGCACGCAGCTGGCGCCGGAGCAGACGTTCCGGCAGCTGCTGGAGCGCGTGCGAACCACGTGCATGGAGGCCTTCGGCCACCAGGACATGCCCATCGAGCTGCTGATGCAGCAGCTGGGTGTGCAGCGCGACCTGAGCCGCACGCCGCTGTTCCAGACGTTCTTCACCTTCCAGGACGTACGCAACCGCGGCTCCAGCCTGGGTGACCTCACCTACGGACAGGTGCACGTGCACGCGCACGCGACGCCGCTGGACCTGAGCTTCTGGGTGAAGGAGACGGCGAACGGCATCGTCGGCGGTATGGACTACAACACCGACCTGTTCGAGCGGGACACCGTCGTCCGCATGCTCGAGCAGATCCGCACGCTGCTGCGCGCCGCGGTGTCCGACGCGGAGGTGCCGGTGTCGCGCATGCCGCTGCTTCCCGAGTCGGAGAAGCAGCGCGTGCTGGTGGACTGGAACGCCACGGAGAAGCCGTTCGACCGGAACGCCTTCGTCCACACGCTCGTGGCCGCGCAGGCCCAGGCCACGCCCGACGCGGTGGCGCTGCGCTCCGGCGCTGTGACGCTCACGTACCAGCAGCTGATCCAGCGCAGCCACCAGGTGGCGAACGCGCTCAAGCAGGAGGGCGTCACCGCCGGGAGCCTCGTCGGCCTCTTCACCGAGCGCGGCCCGGACATGGTGGTGGGCCTGCTGGGCATCCTCGAAGCGGGCGCGGGTTACGTCCCGCTCGACCCCGGCTTCCCGCCGGAGCGTCTGGCCTTCATGGTCGAGGACGCGCAGCTCTCGCTCGTGCTCACCCAGCGCGCGCTCCAGAGCACCCTGCCCTCCACCACGGCGAAGTCCCTCTTCGTCGAGGACACCACGTCGCAGGCGGACACGGCCCCCGAAGCTCCCGCCGTCACGCCCGAGGCCGTGGCGTACGTCATCTACACGTCGGGTTCGACGGGCAAGCCCAAGGGCGTGCGCGTCCCGCACCGCGCGGTGGTGAACTTCCTGGGCACCATGCAGGAGGCCCCCAGCCTCTCTGCCCAGGACGTGCTGCTGGCCGTCACCACGCTCTCCTTCGACATCGCCGTGCTGGAGCTGCTGCTGCCTCTCACCACCGGTGCCCAGGTGGTGCTCGCCTCGCGTGACACGGCCTCCGACGGCGCGCTCCTCAAGGCCGCGCTGGAGTCCAACGCCGTCACCGTCATGCAGGCCACGCCCTCCACCTGGCGCCTCCTGCTGGAGGCCGGCTGGCAGCCGCGCCCCGGCTTCAAGGCCCTCGTCGGTGGCGAGGCCCTTCCCCGCGAGCTGGCTGAGTCGCTCCTCGCCCGCGTCGGAAGCCTGTGGAATATGTACGGCCCCACGGAGACCACCGTCTGGTCCACCACCTGGCGCGTGCAGCCTCCGCTCTCCTCCATTCGCATCGGCCGCCCCATCGCCAACACCCAGCTCTACCTCCTCGACGCGCACCTGGCCCCCGTGCCGGTGGGCGTCGCGGGCGAGCTGTACATCGGCGGCGACGGCGTGACGCTGGGCTACCTCCACCGGCCCGAGTTGACGCAGGAGCGCTTCCTGCCCAACCCCTTCCGCTCCGGCGAGCGCATGTACCGCACCGGCGACCTCGCCCGCTGGCTGGCCGACGGCACCGTCGAGTACCTGGGCCGCAATGACTCGCAGGTGAAGCTGCGTGGCTTCCGCATCGAGTTGGGCGAAGTCGAGGCGGCGCTTGCCTCGCACCCGTCACTGGCCCAGGCCGTCGCCCTCGTTCGCGAGGACCGCCCCGGTGACCGCCGCCTCGTCGCGTACCTGGTGACGAAGCCGGGACAGGCCTACACGGACACGGAGCTGCGCAAGCACCTGCGTTCGCAGCTGCCGCAGTACATGGTGCCGCAGCACTTCGTGGAGATGGAGGCGCTGCCCCTCACGCCGAACGGCAAGGTGGACCGAAAGGCCCTGCCGCCTCCGGCGGGCACCACGCGCGCCGTCGAGGACGCCTTCGTCGCGCCGCGCACGCCGACGGAGCAGCACCTGGCGCGCATCTGGCGGGAGGTCCTCGGCATCGCGCAGGTGGGCGTGCACGACAACTTCTTCAACATCGGCGGGCACTCGCTCCTGTCCTTCCAGGTCGTGATGCGCGTCAAGAAGGAGCTGAGCCAGGAGCTGCACCCGCGCACGCTCCTGCTCAACACGCTGGAACAGGTGGCCTCGCAGCTGGCGCCCGCGGCGGCGGCTCCCACGCCCGCCGTCAGGACGCAGCCCGTCATGCCGCCAAAGACTGCCACTCCGGAGACTTCTGTTCCCCTGGCGCAACGCTTGTTCAATAAGCTGAAGGGGAAACTGCCGGGGCGCTCGGACTGA